One Solibacillus sp. R5-41 DNA segment encodes these proteins:
- the zupT gene encoding zinc transporter ZupT encodes MDENVVFALGLTLFAGLATGVGSLLAFFTSRTNTKFLSVALGFSAGVMIYVSLVEIFVKAKISLTAALGATQGYWMTLLGFFGGILLIALIDRFIPKSNNPHEVRTVEDVNAVQIKQGIDEERLMKMGLFTALAIAIHNFPEGIATFMAALQDPNVGIAIAIAVAIHNIPEGIAVAVPIYFATGNRRKAFKLSFLSGLAEPVGAFVAFLVLMPFLNDVIFGIIFAGVAGIMVFISLDELLPAAKKYDETHLSIYGLVAGMAVMAISLVLLTP; translated from the coding sequence ATGGACGAAAATGTTGTTTTTGCGTTAGGTTTAACACTCTTTGCAGGGCTTGCAACAGGTGTCGGTAGTTTATTAGCATTTTTCACTTCAAGAACGAATACAAAATTTTTATCTGTGGCCTTAGGTTTTTCTGCGGGCGTTATGATTTATGTTTCTTTAGTTGAAATTTTTGTCAAAGCAAAAATTTCATTAACAGCTGCATTAGGTGCTACACAAGGTTATTGGATGACACTCCTCGGTTTCTTTGGGGGTATATTATTAATTGCCTTAATAGACCGTTTCATCCCGAAATCTAATAATCCACACGAAGTTCGTACAGTTGAGGATGTAAATGCAGTACAGATCAAGCAAGGAATAGATGAAGAGCGATTAATGAAGATGGGGCTATTTACTGCCCTCGCTATTGCTATACACAACTTTCCGGAAGGTATTGCGACGTTTATGGCCGCGCTACAAGATCCGAATGTAGGTATAGCCATTGCGATTGCGGTAGCTATTCATAATATCCCAGAAGGAATTGCGGTAGCAGTACCTATTTATTTCGCGACAGGCAATCGTCGTAAAGCGTTTAAATTATCATTTTTATCGGGGCTAGCAGAACCAGTGGGGGCATTCGTTGCATTTTTAGTTTTAATGCCATTTTTAAATGATGTGATTTTTGGAATCATATTTGCTGGTGTTGCGGGGATTATGGTATTCATTTCATTAGATGAATTATTGCCCGCAGCTAAAAAATATGACGAGACCCATTTATCCATTTACGGGTTAGTAGCTGGTATGGCTGTTATGGCAATTAGCTTAGTTTTATTAACTCCTTAA
- a CDS encoding phosphatase PAP2 family protein, whose amino-acid sequence MKKWAYPLAIVTGIIFIVMAFTYNTTAMNAFDDKIATLLTGNEFIILFHYIGEPIFVVAVGLIAFLYLWKRERNYHGMIFILLTFAVGSALNQVLKRIFERPRPEIIDQLTSFSFPSGHSMSGVLYLFTLAFIFSQIAKEKKKIQIVWIAAILLACLIGLSRIAESRHFATDVIAGWSMGYSWFIVCVIWYESRKKKLKKRNT is encoded by the coding sequence GTGAAAAAATGGGCTTATCCATTAGCAATTGTAACGGGCATTATTTTTATCGTAATGGCATTCACTTATAATACGACGGCAATGAATGCGTTTGATGATAAAATAGCTACATTACTAACTGGAAATGAATTCATTATTTTATTTCATTATATTGGAGAGCCGATATTTGTAGTAGCGGTTGGATTGATTGCTTTTCTTTATTTATGGAAACGCGAGCGAAACTATCATGGCATGATCTTCATTTTGCTTACATTTGCAGTAGGTAGCGCACTAAATCAAGTATTAAAAAGAATTTTTGAACGTCCTCGTCCGGAAATCATAGATCAGTTGACTTCTTTTAGTTTTCCATCAGGGCATTCAATGTCGGGTGTACTGTACTTATTTACACTTGCATTTATTTTTTCACAAATCGCTAAGGAAAAAAAGAAAATTCAAATCGTTTGGATTGCTGCTATCCTATTAGCTTGTTTAATAGGACTATCACGGATTGCAGAAAGCCGCCACTTTGCAACGGATGTTATTGCAGGATGGAGCATGGGCTACAGTTGGTTCATTGTATGTGTTATTTGGTATGAATCAAGAAAAAAGAAACTTAAGAAAAGGAACACCTAA
- a CDS encoding antibiotic biosynthesis monooxygenase has translation MFVQIRKWTLTEGNADKIIERFSQKPDEGPSILERQPGFIGRELLQKKVRRGEDEVVMIIRWESEEVWKNWEKSPEHIAGHKAKIKEHGGKPPKPEFVISMENTNYTVVE, from the coding sequence ATGTTTGTACAAATTCGTAAATGGACGTTAACGGAAGGCAATGCAGATAAAATTATTGAACGATTTAGCCAAAAACCAGATGAAGGCCCATCTATATTAGAAAGGCAACCAGGCTTTATCGGACGTGAACTATTACAAAAAAAAGTTCGCCGCGGTGAAGATGAGGTAGTCATGATTATTCGCTGGGAATCTGAAGAAGTATGGAAAAATTGGGAAAAGAGTCCCGAGCATATTGCAGGACATAAAGCAAAAATTAAAGAGCATGGTGGTAAGCCGCCAAAACCAGAATTCGTTATTTCAATGGAAAATACGAATTATACAGTAGTTGAATAA